A section of the Aminiphilus circumscriptus DSM 16581 genome encodes:
- a CDS encoding oligopeptide/dipeptide ABC transporter ATP-binding protein has protein sequence MATRLLEGDVPSPIDPPPGCAFFSRCPEASAHCKESSPSLKDLDGGHFVACVSR, from the coding sequence ATGGCCACGAGGCTCCTTGAAGGAGACGTTCCCAGCCCCATCGACCCTCCGCCCGGATGTGCCTTCTTCAGCCGTTGTCCCGAGGCATCAGCACACTGCAAAGAGAGTTCTCCTTCGTTAAAAGATCTCGACGGAGGGCATTTCGTAGCCTGTGTGTCCCGGTAG
- a CDS encoding amidohydrolase, whose product MPFRKNCDGSLLRKGQASSRALWLRKGRIVSPGTDLSESESLLAWGERIVAVGKDDEVARHPLANMAEQVDAAGRRVIPGIVDAHVHFAAAVEGRTAVDLSSCATLGEVVERLSRRAETLSPSAWVRGMHFDHNRFVEKRLPERRELDRISNPVLLTRLCYHAHCANTPALRAAGVLDAPDLPEGFQRDAEGALTGVVLESGADRLYRAYRAAGGDEEALLEGMARMMEEWASFGITSFNTTSAEHIGIVESLGAYQELQRRGRQLQRVVVHTNSLPPFGMQSGFGSSLLRFGGLKLFADGGFCARTGAMSFVYPGEETSGYRGLLAYGDEELYALFRDAQQRGVQIAVHCIGDRALDQILDAFERAQRTFPRPELRHRVIHCYVVRPDQRKRMRALGLAADVQPRFLADEIDIAEANLPGPVRPFSYAWRSLLDEGLLVAGSSDCPAAHPNPWLGVEAAVNRVRALERTPAGGWGPEQKLTLDEALALFTKNAAEAVGLDEAGRLEPGMLADFLLLEDDPWEMESEKLGNVRVWRTYRGGELLFDRTR is encoded by the coding sequence ATGCCGTTTCGAAAAAATTGTGACGGTTCCCTCCTGAGGAAGGGACAAGCTTCTTCTCGGGCGCTTTGGCTCCGCAAGGGGCGAATCGTCTCTCCTGGAACGGATTTGAGTGAGAGCGAATCCCTTCTGGCCTGGGGGGAACGGATCGTCGCTGTGGGAAAGGATGACGAGGTGGCAAGGCACCCTCTCGCCAACATGGCGGAACAAGTGGACGCGGCGGGGCGACGGGTAATTCCCGGCATCGTTGATGCTCATGTGCATTTTGCCGCCGCCGTGGAGGGGCGGACCGCCGTGGATCTCAGCTCCTGTGCGACACTCGGGGAGGTTGTGGAGCGCTTGTCCCGCAGGGCGGAAACGCTTTCCCCTTCAGCGTGGGTGAGGGGCATGCACTTCGATCACAACCGTTTCGTCGAGAAACGATTGCCCGAGCGACGCGAACTCGACAGGATTTCCAATCCCGTCCTGCTCACCAGGCTCTGTTACCATGCTCATTGCGCCAACACGCCCGCACTGCGTGCCGCGGGGGTGCTGGATGCACCGGACTTGCCCGAGGGGTTTCAGCGCGATGCGGAGGGGGCGCTCACGGGGGTGGTCCTCGAGAGTGGGGCGGACCGCCTGTACCGGGCCTATCGGGCCGCAGGAGGCGACGAGGAAGCGTTGCTCGAAGGAATGGCTCGAATGATGGAGGAATGGGCATCCTTCGGCATCACCTCCTTCAATACCACCTCGGCGGAGCATATCGGCATCGTGGAGTCCCTGGGAGCGTACCAGGAGCTGCAGCGTCGGGGAAGACAGCTCCAGCGCGTGGTGGTCCACACGAACAGCCTTCCGCCTTTCGGCATGCAATCGGGCTTCGGCTCTTCCCTGCTTCGTTTCGGAGGGCTCAAACTCTTTGCAGACGGTGGCTTCTGCGCTCGCACGGGAGCCATGAGCTTCGTCTATCCCGGAGAGGAGACGAGTGGATATCGGGGCCTGCTCGCCTACGGCGACGAGGAGCTCTACGCCCTTTTCCGCGACGCCCAGCAGCGGGGGGTGCAGATCGCGGTGCACTGCATCGGTGATCGGGCCCTCGACCAGATCCTGGACGCTTTCGAGCGTGCCCAACGCACGTTCCCCAGGCCGGAACTGCGGCATCGCGTCATCCACTGCTACGTGGTGCGGCCGGACCAGCGGAAACGCATGCGCGCCCTCGGGCTTGCGGCGGACGTGCAGCCACGCTTTCTCGCCGACGAAATCGACATCGCCGAGGCGAATCTTCCCGGGCCGGTGCGTCCCTTCTCCTACGCCTGGAGATCGCTTCTCGACGAAGGCCTGCTCGTCGCGGGCAGCTCCGACTGTCCCGCCGCCCATCCCAATCCGTGGCTCGGCGTGGAAGCGGCGGTGAACCGGGTGCGTGCCCTGGAGCGGACGCCCGCAGGAGGGTGGGGGCCGGAGCAGAAACTGACCCTCGACGAGGCGCTCGCCCTGTTCACGAAAAACGCCGCCGAAGCGGTGGGCCTCGATGAGGCGGGGCGGCTCGAACCGGGTATGCTGGCGGATTTTCTTCTTCTTGAGGATGACCCCTGGGAGATGGAGTCGGAGAAACTGGGGAATGTGCGTGTCTGGCGCACCTATCGCGGCGGAGAGCTGCTCTTTGATCGCACGCGTTGA
- a CDS encoding DMT family transporter has product MYVLGILAALTSAAIWGLIGPTFRGLYAFGVEPITVGLVRGTGAALCVAIFALVRHRDSFRELFRQLPYRIASGLFGVVGVYLLSNIGMVRIPIGFATVLFYTSPLWVIAMAALWGKESLTRIRLVALALGLGGVWFAVGGVEPGHLDLVGILCMLLSGFSYAAFILNGKYGLGRTDPFANYFATFFWGAVLMWCIAVPTGSLACLRGLPLKGWLLLAYVVAIPTLLAYGILLAALKVIPGTVASILSTAELAFAIFWSGILLGEHASLQTILGAAAIAGAVALLTLEGSDNSLDALKRFFSREKKASSLSKEP; this is encoded by the coding sequence ATGTACGTGCTGGGCATTCTTGCGGCACTCACCAGCGCCGCCATCTGGGGCCTCATAGGTCCCACTTTCCGCGGCCTCTACGCCTTCGGCGTCGAACCGATCACCGTGGGACTCGTGCGGGGTACCGGCGCCGCCCTGTGCGTCGCCATCTTCGCCCTGGTACGGCATCGAGATTCTTTTCGAGAACTGTTCCGGCAACTCCCATACCGCATTGCCAGCGGTCTTTTCGGAGTCGTCGGCGTCTATCTTCTCAGCAACATCGGCATGGTGCGCATCCCTATCGGCTTTGCCACCGTTCTCTTCTACACCTCTCCCCTTTGGGTCATCGCCATGGCAGCCCTCTGGGGAAAGGAGTCCCTCACGCGGATCCGTCTCGTCGCTCTGGCCCTGGGCCTAGGGGGCGTGTGGTTCGCCGTCGGAGGAGTCGAACCGGGACATCTTGATCTTGTTGGCATTCTTTGCATGCTTCTCTCGGGGTTTTCCTACGCGGCGTTCATCCTGAACGGAAAATACGGCCTGGGAAGAACCGACCCCTTCGCCAACTACTTCGCCACGTTCTTCTGGGGTGCAGTGCTCATGTGGTGCATCGCCGTCCCAACGGGGTCCCTCGCCTGTCTGCGGGGACTCCCCCTCAAGGGATGGCTCCTTCTGGCCTACGTGGTGGCCATTCCCACGCTCTTGGCTTACGGCATTCTTCTGGCGGCGCTGAAGGTCATTCCCGGAACGGTGGCGTCCATCCTCTCCACGGCAGAGCTGGCTTTCGCCATTTTCTGGAGTGGTATTCTCCTGGGAGAACACGCCTCTCTCCAGACCATTCTGGGCGCCGCCGCCATCGCCGGCGCCGTGGCCCTGCTCACTCTCGAGGGATCGGACAATTCACTGGATGCCCTGAAACGCTTCTTTTCCCGGGAGAAGAAAGCCTCCTCGCTGTCCAAGGAGCCCTGA
- a CDS encoding glycosyltransferase family 2 protein gives MRELAVVIPVYNEAEQIARTVAAVEAALGGCADLRYRFLLVDDGSEDGSWRAISELADGKPHLRGVRLSRNFGKEAALCAGLDLAEGVSCLIMDADLQHPPDVLPRMVALWREGYDVVEGVKISRGKESLSYRLLAGSFYWILERLSGFSFENGSDFKLLDAKVVAAWKRMGESRTFFRGMSAWLGFRRATVPFAVGERGAGRSGWSAFKLIRLAVDAIASFTSAPLHVVTILGFFFFLFAGVLGAQTLANKVRGLAVDGFTTVILLQLLIGSILMMSLGIIGIYIARIFDEVKHRPRYVIAEATASTGKDFGEPD, from the coding sequence ATGCGTGAACTCGCCGTCGTGATTCCCGTCTACAACGAGGCCGAACAGATCGCACGAACGGTGGCTGCCGTCGAGGCGGCCCTCGGGGGGTGTGCCGATCTGCGGTACCGTTTTCTTCTCGTGGACGACGGATCCGAAGATGGTTCGTGGCGGGCCATTTCGGAACTCGCCGATGGCAAGCCGCACCTCCGGGGTGTGCGCCTCAGCCGGAACTTCGGCAAGGAGGCGGCGCTCTGCGCCGGGCTCGATCTCGCCGAAGGCGTCTCCTGCCTCATCATGGACGCGGACCTGCAGCACCCGCCGGATGTGCTCCCCCGCATGGTCGCCCTCTGGCGGGAGGGATATGACGTGGTGGAGGGCGTGAAGATCAGTCGGGGAAAGGAGAGCCTTTCCTATCGCCTTCTGGCGGGTTCCTTCTACTGGATTCTCGAGCGCCTCTCGGGGTTTTCCTTCGAAAACGGCTCGGATTTCAAGCTCCTCGATGCCAAGGTGGTGGCTGCCTGGAAGCGGATGGGCGAGAGCCGAACCTTTTTTCGCGGCATGTCCGCGTGGCTTGGTTTCCGGCGTGCCACTGTCCCCTTTGCCGTGGGAGAGCGCGGGGCGGGGCGGAGCGGCTGGTCGGCTTTCAAGCTGATCCGGCTCGCCGTGGACGCCATCGCCTCCTTCACCTCGGCGCCGTTGCATGTCGTCACGATATTGGGCTTTTTTTTCTTCCTCTTCGCCGGAGTTCTCGGCGCGCAGACCTTGGCCAACAAGGTGCGTGGACTTGCCGTGGACGGGTTTACCACGGTGATCCTGCTCCAGTTGCTCATCGGAAGCATTCTCATGATGAGCCTGGGCATCATCGGCATCTACATCGCCAGGATCTTCGACGAGGTGAAGCACAGGCCCCGGTACGTGATCGCCGAGGCCACCGCCTCCACCGGGAAAGATTTCGGGGAACCCGACTGA